Proteins encoded together in one Thermomonospora curvata DSM 43183 window:
- a CDS encoding dodecin, producing the protein MSDRTYRVTEIVGTSPEGVEQAIRNGISRAAQTLRHLDWFEVTEIRGQLEGGRVAHFQVGLKVGFRLEDA; encoded by the coding sequence ATGTCCGACCGTACTTATCGGGTGACCGAGATCGTCGGGACCTCCCCGGAGGGGGTCGAACAGGCGATCCGCAACGGAATCAGCCGCGCCGCGCAGACCCTGCGGCATCTGGACTGGTTCGAGGTGACCGAGATCCGCGGCCAGCTCGAAGGCGGCCGGGTGGCGCACTTCCAGGTGGGGCTGAAGGTCGGCTTCCGGCTGGAGGACGCCTGA
- a CDS encoding DUF3099 domain-containing protein, whose product MKVISRRRAAVYTVTDAPLPMSQDIGYRQRRYLISMGVRTVCFVAAVLAAAAGAPLWLAGLLVVGAVVLPYVSVVMANGGREPQPRVHFEDHQGIDRKAISGRPPEIGG is encoded by the coding sequence GTGAAGGTGATTTCCCGCAGACGTGCCGCCGTTTACACCGTCACCGACGCGCCGCTGCCGATGTCGCAGGACATCGGGTACCGGCAGCGCCGATATCTGATCTCGATGGGGGTGCGCACGGTCTGCTTCGTGGCCGCCGTGCTGGCCGCCGCGGCCGGGGCGCCGCTGTGGCTGGCGGGGCTGCTGGTGGTGGGGGCGGTGGTGCTGCCCTACGTCAGCGTGGTGATGGCCAACGGAGGGCGCGAGCCGCAGCCGCGAGTGCACTTTGAAGACCATCAAGGGATCGACCGTAAAGCGATTTCCGGCCGTCCTCCGGAAATCGGCGGGTGA
- a CDS encoding RtcB family protein, whose amino-acid sequence MPYRTLRSGHVPIRMWADPAEVEPAALDQLRNVAELPWVHGVAVMPDVHYGKGATVGSVIAMRDAVSPAAVGVDIGCGMTAVRSSLTVEDLPDDLGRLRSMLEKAIPVGHRAHKTPIDPSTVPGLRERGWYDFWKGFDELVPAVRGRLGRARAQMGTLGGGNHFLEVCADDAGAIWIVLHSGSRNIGKELAEHHIETARRLPHNRDLPDPDLAVFLAGTPKMDAYRRDLFWAQEYARRNRALMMALAQNVVTGFFKGRKITWDEQISCHHNYVAEEVYDGVELLVTRKGAIRAGRGELGIIPGSMATGTYIVRGLGNEQAFNSASHGAGRKMSRNKARKTFTLADLQAQTAGVECRKDAGVLDEIPGAYKDLESVIAAQTDLVEVVAHLRQLICVKG is encoded by the coding sequence ATGCCGTACCGGACCCTGCGGAGCGGTCATGTCCCGATCCGCATGTGGGCGGATCCCGCCGAGGTCGAACCGGCCGCTCTCGACCAGCTGCGCAACGTGGCCGAGCTGCCGTGGGTCCATGGCGTCGCGGTCATGCCCGATGTGCACTACGGCAAGGGGGCCACGGTGGGCTCGGTCATCGCCATGCGCGATGCGGTCTCCCCGGCCGCCGTCGGCGTGGACATCGGCTGCGGCATGACCGCCGTGCGCTCCAGCCTCACCGTCGAGGACCTGCCCGACGACCTGGGCCGGCTGCGCTCCATGCTGGAGAAGGCCATCCCGGTCGGCCACCGCGCCCACAAGACCCCCATCGACCCCTCGACGGTGCCCGGCCTGAGGGAACGCGGCTGGTACGACTTCTGGAAGGGCTTCGATGAGCTGGTCCCGGCCGTGCGCGGCCGGCTCGGCCGGGCCCGCGCCCAGATGGGCACGCTCGGCGGCGGCAACCACTTCCTGGAGGTGTGCGCCGACGACGCCGGCGCGATCTGGATCGTGCTGCACTCCGGCTCCCGCAACATCGGCAAGGAGCTGGCCGAGCACCACATCGAGACCGCCCGCCGCCTGCCGCACAACCGGGACCTGCCCGACCCGGACCTGGCGGTCTTCCTGGCCGGCACCCCCAAGATGGACGCCTACCGCCGGGACCTGTTCTGGGCGCAGGAGTACGCGCGGCGCAACCGCGCGCTGATGATGGCGCTCGCCCAGAACGTGGTCACCGGCTTCTTCAAGGGCCGGAAGATCACCTGGGACGAGCAGATCTCCTGCCACCACAACTACGTGGCCGAGGAGGTCTACGACGGGGTGGAGCTGCTGGTCACCCGCAAGGGCGCGATCCGCGCCGGCCGCGGCGAGCTGGGCATCATCCCCGGCTCGATGGCGACCGGCACCTACATCGTGCGCGGCCTGGGCAACGAGCAGGCCTTCAACTCCGCCTCCCACGGGGCCGGCCGCAAGATGAGCCGCAACAAGGCCCGCAAGACCTTCACCCTGGCCGACCTGCAGGCCCAGACCGCCGGCGTGGAGTGCCGCAAGGACGCCGGGGTGCTCGATGAGATCCCCGGCGCCTACAAGGACCTGGAGTCGGTCATCGCCGCCCAGACCGACCTGGTGGAGGTCGTGGCGCACCTGCGCCAGCTGATCTGCGTCAAGGGCTGA
- a CDS encoding metallopeptidase TldD-related protein, with the protein MTPQESVERALELSRADECVVIAEETSRANLRWAGNTLTTNGVTRSRRLTVIALRHTAEGVCSGVVSRSAVRDEQLEEVVRQAEQAAAESRPAEDAAPLAADAPPGLGGEWAAPPAETDIGVFARLAPALGEAFAQAEAGGRRLYGFADHQMTSTYLGSSTGLRLRHDQPTGLMELNAKLAGASGGGSAWTGVGTGDFTDVDVPALTDQLARRLEWSRRRVELPAGRYETILPPSAVADLMIYLYWTAGARDAHDGRTVFSAPGGGTRVGEKLAALPVTLSSDPAAPGLECAPFVIARASGSDSSVFDNGLAVPATDWISDGTLNALVQTRHSAALTGLPMTPAVDNLILRGPDGAGASLEDMVARTERGLLLTCLWYIREVDPRTLLLTGLTRDGVYLVEGGEVVGEVNNFRFNESPVDLLSRLTEVGATARTLPREWSDYFTRAAMPPVRVADFNMSTVSQAS; encoded by the coding sequence GTGACCCCGCAGGAGAGCGTGGAGCGGGCGCTGGAGCTGTCCCGCGCCGACGAGTGCGTGGTGATCGCCGAGGAGACCAGCCGGGCCAACCTGCGGTGGGCGGGCAACACGCTCACCACCAACGGGGTCACCCGCTCCCGGCGGCTGACCGTGATCGCGCTGCGCCACACCGCCGAGGGCGTCTGCAGCGGGGTGGTCTCGCGTTCGGCGGTCCGGGACGAGCAGCTCGAGGAAGTGGTGCGGCAGGCCGAGCAGGCGGCCGCCGAGAGCCGGCCGGCCGAGGACGCCGCGCCGCTGGCCGCCGACGCCCCGCCCGGTCTGGGCGGCGAGTGGGCCGCCCCGCCCGCCGAGACCGACATCGGGGTGTTCGCGCGGCTGGCCCCGGCGCTGGGCGAGGCGTTCGCGCAGGCCGAAGCGGGCGGTCGCCGGCTGTACGGGTTCGCCGACCACCAGATGACCTCGACCTACCTGGGAAGCTCGACGGGGCTGCGGCTGCGGCACGATCAGCCGACCGGGCTGATGGAGCTGAACGCCAAGCTGGCGGGGGCCAGCGGCGGCGGCTCGGCGTGGACGGGGGTGGGCACCGGTGACTTCACCGACGTGGACGTGCCCGCACTGACCGACCAGCTGGCCCGCCGGCTGGAGTGGAGCCGGCGGCGGGTGGAGCTGCCGGCCGGGCGCTATGAGACGATCCTGCCGCCCAGCGCGGTGGCCGACTTGATGATCTACCTGTACTGGACGGCCGGGGCCCGCGACGCCCACGACGGCCGCACCGTCTTCAGCGCCCCCGGCGGCGGCACCCGGGTCGGGGAGAAGCTGGCCGCCCTGCCGGTCACGCTCTCCAGCGACCCCGCCGCGCCCGGGCTGGAGTGCGCCCCGTTCGTCATCGCACGCGCCTCCGGAAGCGACTCCTCGGTGTTCGACAACGGGCTGGCGGTGCCGGCCACCGACTGGATCAGCGACGGCACGCTGAACGCGCTGGTCCAGACCCGGCACTCGGCGGCGTTGACCGGGCTGCCGATGACCCCGGCGGTCGACAACCTGATCCTGCGGGGGCCGGACGGGGCCGGCGCCTCGCTGGAGGACATGGTGGCCCGCACCGAGCGGGGGCTGCTGCTGACCTGCCTGTGGTACATCCGCGAGGTGGACCCGCGGACCCTGCTGCTGACCGGGCTGACCCGCGACGGCGTGTACCTGGTGGAGGGCGGCGAGGTCGTCGGCGAGGTCAACAACTTCCGGTTCAACGAAAGCCCGGTGGACCTGCTGTCGCGGCTGACCGAGGTGGGCGCCACCGCCCGGACGCTGCCGCGCGAGTGGTCGGACTACTTCACCCGGGCGGCGATGCCGCCGGTGCGGGTGGCCGACTTCAACATGTCGACCGTCAGCCAGGCGTCCTGA
- the fabG gene encoding 3-oxoacyl-[acyl-carrier-protein] reductase, which translates to MSRSVLVTGGNRGIGLAIARELAAAGDAVAVTYRSGEPPEGLFGVKCDVTSSEEVDEAFGKVEAEQGPVEVLVANAGITRDTLLAIMKEEDFTSVLDTNLTGAFRVAKRAAKQMMRKRYGRIVLVSSVVGLMGSAGQTNYAASKAGLVGFARSLARELGSRNITVNVVAPGFVDTDMTAVLGEERKKTIEALIPLGRIAAPEEVAKAVRFLASDDAAYITGAVIPVDGGLGMGH; encoded by the coding sequence ATGAGTCGGTCCGTCCTCGTGACCGGGGGCAACCGCGGGATCGGCCTGGCGATCGCCCGGGAGCTGGCGGCCGCGGGCGACGCGGTGGCCGTGACCTACCGTTCCGGTGAGCCGCCCGAGGGTCTGTTCGGCGTCAAGTGCGATGTGACCAGCAGCGAGGAGGTCGACGAGGCCTTCGGCAAGGTGGAGGCCGAACAGGGCCCGGTGGAGGTGCTGGTGGCCAACGCCGGCATCACCCGCGACACCCTGCTGGCCATCATGAAGGAGGAGGACTTCACCTCCGTCCTGGACACCAACCTGACCGGCGCCTTCCGGGTCGCCAAGCGGGCCGCCAAGCAGATGATGCGCAAGCGCTACGGCCGCATCGTGCTGGTGTCGTCGGTGGTGGGGCTGATGGGCTCGGCGGGGCAGACCAACTACGCCGCCTCCAAGGCCGGGCTGGTGGGCTTCGCCCGCTCCCTGGCCCGTGAGCTGGGCTCGCGCAACATCACCGTGAACGTGGTGGCGCCCGGCTTCGTGGACACCGACATGACCGCCGTGCTGGGCGAGGAGCGCAAGAAGACCATCGAGGCGCTGATCCCGCTGGGCCGCATCGCCGCACCCGAGGAGGTCGCCAAGGCGGTGCGCTTCCTCGCCAGCGACGACGCCGCCTACATCACCGGGGCCGTGATCCCGGTCGACGGCGGCCTGGGAATGGGGCACTGA
- a CDS encoding TldD/PmbA family protein: protein MHQIDHSFTALPLRALADAALARARELGAAHADFRCERIRSQTLRLHDGKLQTALDADDVGLSVRVIKNGTWGFAAGVELTVQGAAKVAEQAVRVAEVAAALNREPIELADEPVHGERTWVSSYRIDPFQVDTAEKVALLAEWSGRLLADRRIDHVDAALLQVKENKFYADLAGTVTTQQRVRVHPVVEAVAIGDGLFDTMRTLAPPVGRGYEYLTGRPEEGAWDWDAELAEIPELLEAKLAAPSVEPGRYDVVIDPSNLWLTIHESIGHATELDRALGYEAAYAGTSFATPDKLGELRYGSPVMNVTGDRTAEHGLATIGYDDEGVAAQRFDIITEGVFTGYQLDRRIARLMGYERSNGCAFADSASSMPLQRMANVSLQPAPDGPSTEELIAGVERGLYIVGDKSWSIDMQRYNFQFTGQRFYRIEGGRLAGQVRDVAYQATTTDFWNSLEAVGGPQTYLLGGAFNCGKGQPGQVAPVSHGCPAALFRGVNILNALKEAGQ from the coding sequence GTGCACCAGATCGATCATTCCTTCACCGCGCTGCCGCTGCGCGCGCTCGCCGACGCCGCCCTGGCCCGGGCCAGGGAGCTGGGCGCCGCGCACGCCGACTTCCGCTGTGAACGCATTCGCAGCCAGACGCTGCGGCTGCACGACGGCAAGCTGCAGACCGCGCTGGACGCCGACGATGTGGGCCTGTCGGTCCGGGTGATCAAGAACGGCACCTGGGGGTTCGCCGCGGGCGTGGAGCTGACCGTGCAAGGGGCCGCCAAGGTGGCCGAGCAGGCGGTGCGGGTGGCCGAGGTCGCCGCCGCGCTCAACCGCGAGCCCATCGAGCTGGCGGACGAGCCCGTGCACGGGGAGCGCACCTGGGTCTCCTCCTACCGGATCGACCCGTTCCAGGTGGACACCGCCGAAAAGGTGGCGCTGCTGGCGGAGTGGAGCGGGCGGCTGCTGGCCGACCGCCGCATCGACCATGTGGACGCCGCGCTGCTGCAGGTCAAGGAGAACAAGTTCTACGCCGACCTGGCGGGCACGGTGACCACCCAGCAGCGGGTGCGGGTGCACCCGGTGGTGGAGGCGGTGGCGATCGGCGACGGGCTGTTCGACACGATGCGCACGCTGGCCCCGCCGGTCGGGCGCGGCTATGAGTACCTGACCGGACGTCCCGAAGAGGGCGCCTGGGACTGGGACGCCGAGCTGGCGGAGATCCCGGAGCTGCTGGAGGCCAAGCTGGCGGCGCCGTCGGTCGAGCCGGGCCGCTACGACGTGGTGATCGATCCGTCCAACCTGTGGCTGACCATCCACGAGTCGATCGGGCACGCCACCGAACTGGACCGGGCGCTGGGCTATGAGGCCGCCTATGCGGGCACCTCGTTCGCCACCCCCGACAAGCTGGGCGAACTGCGCTACGGGTCGCCGGTGATGAACGTGACCGGTGACCGCACCGCCGAGCACGGGCTGGCCACCATCGGCTATGACGACGAGGGCGTGGCCGCCCAGCGGTTCGACATCATCACCGAGGGCGTGTTCACCGGTTACCAGCTCGACCGGCGCATCGCCCGCCTGATGGGGTACGAGCGCAGCAACGGCTGCGCGTTCGCCGACTCGGCCTCCAGCATGCCGCTGCAGCGCATGGCCAACGTGTCGCTGCAGCCGGCACCGGACGGCCCCTCCACCGAGGAGCTGATCGCCGGAGTGGAGCGCGGGCTGTACATCGTGGGCGACAAGAGCTGGTCGATCGACATGCAGCGCTACAACTTCCAGTTCACCGGGCAGCGCTTTTACCGGATCGAGGGCGGCCGGCTGGCCGGGCAGGTCCGGGACGTGGCCTACCAGGCCACCACCACCGACTTCTGGAACTCCCTGGAGGCGGTGGGCGGCCCGCAGACCTACCTGCTGGGCGGGGCGTTCAACTGCGGCAAGGGCCAGCCCGGGCAGGTGGCGCCGGTCAGCCACGGCTGCCCGGCGGCGCTGTTCCGCGGCGTCAACATTCTCAACGCACTGAAGGAGGCCGGTCAGTGA
- a CDS encoding polysaccharide pyruvyl transferase family protein, protein MDLHDSHDHRAPTIGVLGSYGGLNLGDEAILTCVLKCLRRHRPQARLVVFSRNVEHTRAHHDGLQTVSWQRVGRERTHSAVAELDALVLGGGGILYDGEASKYLRMVQAAHELGIPTFGYAVGAGPLREREDRRIVRETLDGLTDLTVRDEESKLVLEDAGVTRQITVTADPAMLLESEPFTRRMLAAEGIPLDARLVGMSVREPGRAAEHLDEASYHALLGEVGDFLVRRLDATLVFVPMEADDVRHAHAVLSHMTAARRGRILHGSYRPGQILGLARHLDLAVGMRLHFLMFMAMAGVPFLPLPYAGKVFDFAQAVGAPALTGVAREEAGPLLAEVDRLWDEHTTRMPQLRSRVRALRARAALTCERYGEFIDKIG, encoded by the coding sequence ATGGACCTGCACGACAGCCACGATCACCGGGCGCCCACCATCGGCGTGCTCGGCTCCTACGGCGGCCTCAACCTGGGCGATGAGGCGATCTTGACCTGTGTGCTCAAGTGCCTGCGCCGGCACCGCCCTCAGGCGCGGCTGGTGGTCTTCAGCCGCAACGTCGAGCACACCCGCGCCCACCACGACGGCCTGCAGACCGTCTCCTGGCAGCGGGTGGGCCGCGAGCGCACCCACAGCGCGGTCGCCGAACTGGACGCCCTGGTGCTCGGCGGCGGCGGCATCCTCTACGACGGCGAGGCCTCCAAGTACCTGCGCATGGTCCAGGCCGCCCACGAACTGGGCATCCCCACCTTCGGGTACGCGGTCGGGGCCGGCCCGCTGCGCGAGCGGGAGGACCGGCGGATCGTCCGCGAGACGCTGGACGGGCTGACCGACCTGACCGTGCGGGACGAGGAGTCCAAGCTGGTGCTGGAGGACGCCGGCGTCACCCGGCAGATCACGGTGACCGCCGACCCGGCGATGCTGCTGGAGAGCGAGCCCTTCACCCGCCGCATGCTGGCCGCCGAGGGCATCCCGCTGGACGCCCGCCTGGTGGGCATGTCGGTGCGCGAGCCGGGCCGGGCCGCCGAGCACCTGGACGAGGCCAGCTACCACGCCCTGCTGGGGGAGGTGGGGGACTTCCTGGTGCGGCGGCTGGACGCCACGCTGGTGTTCGTCCCCATGGAGGCCGACGACGTCCGCCACGCCCACGCGGTGCTGTCGCACATGACCGCCGCCCGGCGGGGCCGGATCCTGCACGGCTCCTACCGTCCCGGCCAGATCCTGGGGCTGGCCCGGCACCTGGACCTGGCGGTGGGGATGCGGCTGCACTTTCTGATGTTCATGGCGATGGCCGGGGTGCCCTTCCTGCCGCTGCCGTACGCCGGGAAGGTGTTCGACTTCGCGCAGGCGGTGGGGGCCCCGGCGCTGACCGGGGTGGCCCGCGAGGAGGCCGGACCGCTGCTGGCCGAGGTGGACCGGCTGTGGGACGAGCACACCACCCGGATGCCGCAGCTGCGCTCCCGGGTGCGGGCGCTGCGTGCGCGGGCCGCGCTGACCTGCGAGCGGTACGGCGAGTTCATCGACAAGATCGGCTAA
- the moaA gene encoding GTP 3',8-cyclase MoaA: MLVDRFGRVATDLRVSLTDRCNLRCTYCMPPEGLPWLPKPQLLTDDEVVRLVAIGVRRLGITEVRYTGGEPLLRRGLVEIVRRTAELRPRPQISLTTNGIGLRRLAPALAEAGLDRVNVSLDTLDAGLFRRLAHRDRLADVLAGLEAAHRAGLHPVKVNAVLMRGVNDHEAVPLLRFCLERGYQLRFIEQMPLDAQHGWRRAQMVTAEEILAELSREFELTPEDPRTRGSAPAETFLVDGGPGRVGIIGSVTRPFCGACDRVRLTADGHVRNCLFATEETNLRDAMRAGADDEELAGRWAAAVRAKRAGHGIDDPGFLQPARPMSAIGG; the protein is encoded by the coding sequence GTGCTGGTCGATCGTTTCGGCCGGGTCGCTACCGATCTGCGGGTCTCCCTGACCGACCGGTGCAACCTCCGCTGCACCTACTGCATGCCGCCCGAAGGGCTGCCGTGGCTGCCCAAACCGCAGCTGCTCACCGACGATGAGGTGGTCCGCCTGGTGGCGATCGGGGTGCGCCGCCTGGGCATCACCGAGGTCCGCTACACCGGCGGCGAGCCGCTGCTGCGCCGCGGCCTGGTGGAGATCGTGCGCCGCACCGCCGAGCTGCGTCCCCGCCCGCAGATCTCGCTGACCACCAACGGCATCGGCCTGCGGCGCCTGGCGCCCGCGCTGGCCGAGGCCGGGCTGGACCGGGTCAACGTCTCCCTGGACACCTTGGACGCCGGCCTGTTCCGGCGCCTGGCGCACCGCGACCGGCTGGCCGACGTGCTGGCCGGGCTGGAGGCCGCCCACCGCGCCGGGCTGCACCCGGTCAAGGTCAACGCGGTGCTGATGCGCGGCGTCAACGACCATGAGGCGGTGCCGCTGCTGCGCTTCTGCCTGGAGCGCGGCTACCAGCTGCGCTTCATCGAGCAGATGCCGCTGGACGCCCAGCACGGCTGGCGGCGCGCGCAGATGGTGACCGCTGAGGAGATCCTGGCGGAGCTGTCGCGGGAGTTCGAGCTGACCCCCGAGGACCCGCGGACGCGCGGCAGCGCCCCCGCCGAGACCTTCCTGGTCGACGGCGGGCCCGGCCGGGTGGGGATCATCGGCTCGGTCACCCGTCCCTTCTGCGGCGCCTGCGACCGGGTGCGGCTGACCGCCGACGGGCATGTCCGCAACTGCCTGTTCGCCACCGAGGAGACCAATCTGCGCGACGCCATGCGCGCCGGCGCCGATGACGAGGAGCTGGCCGGACGGTGGGCCGCGGCGGTGCGCGCCAAGCGCGCCGGGCACGGCATCGACGACCCGGGCTTTCTGCAGCCCGCCCGTCCCATGTCGGCGATCGGCGGATGA
- a CDS encoding FAD-dependent oxidoreductase, with translation MPVLRPLTEPAPLTLPPRRARLAARTQVLVVGGGPSGLGAALGAAAAGARTVLVERYGFLGGNATAALVMPLMSFHNEKRQQRPGDPTRLLPIDHGEGEPVVAGVLWRLLERLAVRGGAVLPSVRTGYTVPFDPELFKLVALDLLDEAGVELLLHALASGVLEVPGGRQVVFETKSGPVVIEAEVVVDCTGDGDVAAAAGASYEVGRDEDGLVQPMTLMFRMVEFDRTAFGDYVRAHPDQWRGVHGLWDLIEQAVAAGELQMPREDMLFFATPHEREVSVNSTRVTEVLGTSVWDLTLAEHVSRRQMEQLVRFLRERVPGFARSYLVQSGVNIGVRETRRITGDYRLTGEDILSARKFDDAIARGAYPVDIHHPRGMGTILRRLPPGESYDIPLRCLHPAGIERVLVAGRCISGTHVAHSSYRVMPIAMATGQAAGVCAALAVRSGRPPRRVPAAEVQRELRAQGASLRAGLGEG, from the coding sequence ATGCCGGTGCTGCGGCCACTGACCGAGCCTGCCCCGTTGACGCTGCCCCCGCGCCGGGCGCGCCTGGCCGCCCGCACCCAGGTGCTCGTCGTCGGCGGCGGCCCCTCGGGACTGGGCGCCGCGCTGGGCGCCGCCGCGGCCGGGGCGCGCACCGTGCTGGTGGAGCGGTACGGGTTCCTGGGCGGCAACGCCACCGCCGCGCTGGTGATGCCGCTGATGTCCTTCCACAACGAAAAGCGCCAGCAGCGGCCGGGCGACCCCACCCGGCTGCTGCCCATCGACCACGGCGAGGGGGAGCCGGTGGTGGCCGGGGTGCTGTGGCGGCTGCTGGAGCGGCTGGCCGTGCGGGGCGGCGCGGTGCTGCCGTCGGTGCGCACCGGCTACACCGTCCCCTTCGACCCGGAGCTGTTCAAGCTGGTGGCGCTGGACCTGCTGGATGAGGCCGGGGTGGAGCTGCTGCTGCACGCGCTGGCCTCCGGGGTGCTGGAGGTGCCCGGCGGGCGGCAGGTGGTGTTCGAGACCAAGTCCGGGCCGGTGGTCATCGAGGCCGAGGTGGTGGTCGACTGCACCGGCGATGGGGACGTGGCCGCCGCGGCAGGGGCCTCCTATGAGGTGGGACGGGACGAAGACGGCCTGGTCCAGCCGATGACGCTGATGTTCCGGATGGTGGAGTTCGACCGCACCGCCTTCGGCGACTACGTCCGCGCCCACCCCGACCAGTGGCGCGGCGTGCACGGCCTGTGGGATCTGATCGAGCAGGCCGTGGCGGCGGGGGAGCTGCAGATGCCCCGCGAGGACATGCTGTTCTTCGCCACCCCCCACGAACGGGAGGTGTCGGTGAACAGCACCCGGGTGACCGAGGTGCTCGGCACCAGCGTGTGGGACCTGACGCTGGCCGAGCACGTCAGCCGCCGCCAGATGGAGCAGCTGGTGCGCTTCCTGCGCGAGCGGGTCCCCGGGTTCGCCCGGTCCTACCTGGTGCAAAGCGGCGTGAACATCGGGGTGCGCGAGACCCGCCGCATCACCGGCGACTACCGGCTCACCGGCGAGGACATCCTCAGCGCCCGCAAGTTCGACGACGCCATCGCCCGCGGCGCCTACCCGGTCGACATCCACCACCCCCGCGGCATGGGCACGATCCTGCGGCGGCTGCCGCCGGGGGAGTCCTATGACATCCCGCTGCGCTGCCTGCACCCGGCCGGGATCGAGCGGGTGCTGGTGGCCGGGCGCTGCATCTCCGGCACGCACGTCGCCCACTCCTCCTACCGGGTGATGCCGATCGCGATGGCCACCGGCCAGGCCGCCGGGGTCTGCGCGGCGCTGGCCGTGCGCTCGGGCCGGCCGCCGCGCCGGGTCCCGGCGGCCGAGGTGCAGCGCGAGCTGCGGGCCCAGGGCGCCAGCCTGCGCGCGGGCCTGGGCGAGGGGTGA
- a CDS encoding DUF2267 domain-containing protein, translating into MQHDEFIGRVQNRARLPSRGAAERACRATLETLGERVPEGLADKLAAQLPHEIGEHLRRTEVYGGAGTGERFGRRDFINRVAARAGVDGPKAVYLARSVLEVVQEATEGRITDKVAESLPPDIRELVLNTGGH; encoded by the coding sequence ATGCAGCACGACGAGTTCATCGGCCGGGTGCAGAACCGGGCGCGGCTGCCCAGCCGCGGGGCGGCCGAGCGGGCCTGCCGGGCGACGCTGGAGACGCTCGGTGAACGGGTCCCCGAGGGGCTGGCCGACAAGCTCGCCGCGCAGCTGCCGCACGAGATCGGCGAGCATCTGCGCCGCACGGAGGTCTACGGCGGCGCCGGCACCGGTGAACGCTTCGGGCGGCGCGACTTCATCAACCGCGTCGCCGCCCGGGCGGGGGTGGACGGGCCGAAGGCGGTCTACCTGGCCCGGTCCGTGCTGGAGGTCGTCCAGGAGGCCACCGAGGGGAGGATCACCGACAAGGTCGCCGAAAGCCTGCCGCCCGACATCAGGGAACTGGTCCTGAACACCGGCGGGCACTGA
- a CDS encoding NTP transferase domain-containing protein has translation MKPSPALPAGFDAVILAGGRARRMGGADKPAARVAGRPLIGWAAAAVAGAARLVVVGPPRPEPPGAVTVCEDPPGGGPVPALRAGLREVRAPWVVLLAADLPFLRAHQVERLRRAAARQGRGAVLVDAEGRPQWLIGCWRTAALRAAVHAYRGASLHGLLAPLEPLPVRLPAGDRPPWYDCDTPESLERARSIAEGRMLEEWIEAVCLELGLERDQLDRDLVLNLARDVAHGVARPAAPLTAYLLGLAVGRGAAARDAAARITDLAEGWAGRD, from the coding sequence ATGAAACCCTCTCCCGCACTGCCCGCCGGCTTCGACGCGGTGATCCTGGCCGGGGGCCGGGCCCGGCGGATGGGCGGCGCCGACAAGCCCGCCGCCCGCGTCGCCGGCCGGCCGCTGATCGGCTGGGCGGCCGCCGCCGTGGCCGGCGCCGCCCGCCTGGTGGTGGTGGGACCGCCCCGCCCCGAGCCGCCCGGCGCCGTCACCGTCTGCGAGGACCCGCCGGGCGGCGGCCCGGTGCCGGCGCTGCGCGCCGGGCTGCGCGAGGTGCGCGCCCCCTGGGTGGTGCTGCTCGCCGCCGACCTGCCGTTCTTGCGCGCCCACCAGGTGGAACGGCTGCGACGGGCGGCGGCGCGGCAGGGCCGCGGGGCGGTGCTGGTCGATGCGGAAGGCCGCCCCCAGTGGCTGATCGGCTGCTGGCGCACCGCCGCGCTGCGCGCCGCCGTGCACGCCTACCGGGGCGCGTCGCTGCACGGCCTGCTGGCCCCCCTGGAGCCGCTGCCGGTGCGCCTTCCTGCGGGCGACCGGCCGCCTTGGTACGACTGTGACACCCCCGAGTCGCTCGAACGGGCGCGAAGCATCGCGGAGGGACGAATGCTGGAGGAATGGATCGAGGCGGTCTGCCTGGAGCTGGGGCTGGAGCGCGACCAGCTCGACCGGGACCTCGTCCTGAACCTGGCTCGCGACGTGGCCCACGGGGTGGCCCGGCCGGCCGCGCCGCTCACCGCCTATCTGCTGGGGCTGGCGGTGGGACGCGGCGCCGCCGCCCGCGACGCCGCCGCCCGGATCACCGATCTGGCCGAGGGCTGGGCGGGCCGGGACTAG